One window of the Candidatus Beckwithbacteria bacterium genome contains the following:
- a CDS encoding HAD-IA family hydrolase — protein MKIKAIIYDCVGPLLIKKKSWRPSKIVLAIDHKCGSALNDKIFWDEIKNGYGNKIIDVQALADKIADGYKKNIQMWEFHNQIKNIYKTGIINNGTFTIFDKWSHKFKFADNFNVMLNSAKLGIKKPDKKIFDIMYRRLGVKPGECVFIDDSKPNVIGARKAGLLSILYNPTNHPRFIKEFKKLKSNSLSKI, from the coding sequence ATGAAAATTAAAGCCATTATCTATGATTGTGTTGGTCCGCTGCTTATTAAAAAAAAGAGTTGGAGACCATCAAAAATAGTTCTAGCTATTGATCATAAATGCGGTAGCGCTTTAAATGACAAGATTTTTTGGGATGAAATAAAAAATGGATACGGTAATAAAATAATTGATGTACAAGCATTAGCTGACAAAATTGCAGATGGATATAAGAAAAATATACAAATGTGGGAGTTTCATAACCAGATAAAAAATATCTATAAAACTGGGATTATTAATAATGGTACATTTACTATATTTGATAAATGGAGTCATAAATTTAAATTTGCTGATAATTTTAATGTCATGCTAAATTCTGCTAAATTAGGAATTAAGAAACCGGATAAAAAGATTTTCGATATTATGTATAGACGATTAGGTGTTAAGCCAGGTGAATGTGTATTCATCGATGACAGTAAACCAAACGTTATTGGTGCTAGAAAAGCGGGATTACTCTCAATTTTATATAATCCTACTAATCATCCTCGTTTTATAAAGGAATTTAAGAAACTGAAATCTAATTCTCTGTCCAAAATTTAA
- a CDS encoding IS200/IS605 family transposase, with translation FWADGYFAETIGKTNYLQIKKYIKDNKEIMPEKD, from the coding sequence GTTTTTGGGCTGATGGCTACTTTGCTGAAACCATAGGTAAAACCAATTACTTACAAATAAAAAAGTACATTAAAGACAATAAAGAAATTATGCCAGAGAAGGATTAA
- a CDS encoding glycosyltransferase family 4 protein, which yields MPLGRETLHPNTEQLVQSIVDGERINSPFVASAIFNLARIQCESFSKETIVRQPPKVALVIPYHPLYEIGGLEIGTRKLAQGLKVLGHHTEIIAKGIYEHSDQRGTQISPEGIVVHGVGAGIEDIISYLLKRRSDFDIVQWMEVFPPIPETPETYNDKAEQQYLASILLRTLGINTYLSTATSGSITRRGVNQITWQSSKKHQPLNALLNCAMTGYIGANSDIALEYSEAGLTKPQMNFEMVPFGVDDEHFKPCSKKEKQHIRTRLGIPIDKTVILFIGRFVQRKQPDVLINIWKTLPLDIQEKGYLVFIGGGAGQGQPDSIYNEVCIQIDNYNKQRITQGLGVGIHIFNKVPHDQMPTYIQACDSFFFPSTREGLPLVIPEVMACGKPVFASNIPGIREVISDPEIGIMFDPNNPKQIRDYLIDFISNPCKYASFGKTAREHVKRYWNWHSIASKLSNVYCKPNKLHTV from the coding sequence ATGCCACTGGGTAGAGAAACACTTCACCCAAATACTGAACAACTAGTTCAATCTATTGTTGATGGGGAGAGAATTAATTCTCCGTTTGTAGCTTCTGCAATATTCAATCTTGCCAGAATACAGTGTGAAAGTTTCAGTAAAGAAACGATAGTAAGACAACCACCTAAAGTTGCTTTAGTCATCCCTTATCATCCTTTATATGAGATTGGAGGATTAGAAATTGGCACAAGAAAATTGGCACAAGGTCTTAAAGTACTCGGCCATCATACAGAGATTATTGCTAAAGGCATATATGAACATTCGGATCAAAGAGGGACACAAATTAGCCCCGAAGGAATAGTCGTACATGGCGTAGGAGCAGGGATTGAAGATATAATCAGCTATCTTTTAAAAAGACGTAGTGATTTTGATATTGTGCAATGGATGGAAGTATTTCCACCCATTCCAGAAACCCCTGAAACATATAATGATAAAGCTGAGCAACAATATCTAGCTTCAATATTATTAAGAACCTTAGGGATTAATACATACCTAAGTACTGCCACAAGTGGATCAATAACTAGAAGGGGAGTAAATCAAATTACTTGGCAATCGTCAAAAAAGCATCAACCTTTAAATGCATTACTCAATTGTGCTATGACAGGATACATAGGAGCTAATTCCGATATAGCTTTAGAGTATTCTGAGGCTGGTTTAACTAAACCTCAGATGAATTTTGAGATGGTACCATTCGGAGTTGATGATGAACATTTTAAACCTTGTTCAAAAAAAGAAAAGCAACACATACGTACTAGATTAGGAATTCCAATAGATAAAACCGTTATATTATTTATAGGTAGGTTTGTTCAACGAAAACAACCAGATGTGTTAATCAACATATGGAAAACCTTACCCTTAGATATCCAAGAAAAGGGCTACTTGGTTTTTATAGGTGGCGGAGCAGGACAAGGACAGCCAGATTCTATTTATAATGAAGTATGTATACAAATAGACAATTATAATAAACAAAGAATAACTCAAGGTCTTGGGGTTGGTATACATATTTTTAACAAAGTACCTCATGATCAAATGCCAACTTATATCCAGGCCTGTGACAGTTTTTTCTTTCCCAGTACAAGAGAAGGTCTCCCTTTGGTTATTCCAGAGGTCATGGCTTGTGGAAAACCAGTTTTTGCATCTAATATTCCAGGAATACGTGAAGTAATTTCTGATCCTGAAATAGGAATTATGTTTGATCCTAATAATCCAAAGCAAATTAGAGACTATTTAATTGACTTTATTTCCAATCCTTGTAAATATGCTAGTTTTGGAAAGACTGCTAGAGAGCATGTAAAAAGATATTGGAATTGGCATTCAATAGCTTCTAAATTAAGCAATGTGTATTGCAAACCTAATAAACTACACACGGTCTAA